A part of Prolixibacteraceae bacterium genomic DNA contains:
- the nadA gene encoding quinolinate synthase NadA yields the protein MEPIQIKEMLDEKGYIDMPISNEEDIVSQIEKLKKEKNAVILGHFYISPELQDISDFLGDSLALARKAQETEADIIVFLGVHFMGETAKILNPSKKVIIPDLNAGCSLAESAPKDAFAAFKAKYPDHKVISYINCTADIKTLTDVVVTSSNARQIVDSFPEDAKLIFAPDKNLGNYMNSVTGRDMILWDGACMVHEKYSLEKIIKLMDENKDAKFIAHPECEQPVLLVADFVGSTTALLNYVKESNNKKFIIATESGILHQMSKECPDKILIPAPSIDSTCGCNDCTFMKLNTLPKLYNALKYELPEIILSEETIEQAKSPILRMLELSK from the coding sequence ATGGAACCCATACAGATTAAAGAGATGTTAGATGAGAAAGGGTATATTGATATGCCAATCTCAAATGAAGAGGACATCGTTAGCCAAATAGAGAAATTAAAAAAGGAGAAGAATGCAGTGATTTTAGGTCACTTCTATATCTCTCCTGAACTACAGGATATTTCAGACTTCTTAGGTGATAGTTTGGCTTTAGCAAGAAAAGCTCAAGAAACAGAAGCAGATATTATTGTATTTTTAGGCGTTCACTTTATGGGTGAAACTGCTAAAATATTAAACCCTTCTAAAAAGGTGATTATACCAGATTTAAATGCTGGTTGTTCATTGGCTGAATCTGCTCCTAAAGATGCTTTTGCTGCTTTCAAGGCAAAATATCCAGATCATAAAGTTATATCATATATAAATTGCACTGCCGATATTAAGACCCTTACTGATGTTGTTGTAACATCGTCAAATGCAAGACAGATTGTCGATTCTTTTCCAGAAGATGCAAAGTTGATTTTTGCTCCAGATAAAAATCTAGGTAATTATATGAACTCTGTTACAGGTCGTGATATGATCTTATGGGATGGTGCTTGTATGGTACATGAGAAGTATTCTTTGGAGAAAATCATTAAGTTGATGGACGAAAATAAAGATGCTAAATTCATTGCACACCCTGAATGTGAACAACCAGTTTTGTTGGTCGCTGATTTTGTGGGGTCGACAACAGCTTTACTTAACTACGTGAAAGAGAGTAATAATAAGAAATTTATTATTGCTACGGAAAGTGGAATACTACATCAGATGAGTAAAGAGTGTCCTGATAAGATACTTATTCCAGCACCATCAATTGATTCAACTTGTGGTTGTAATGACTGTACATTCATGAAACTAAATACTTTACCTAAGTTATACAATGCTCTAAAGTATGAGTTGCCTGAAATTATATTGTCAGAAGAGACTATTGAACAAGCGAAGTCTCCAATCTTAAGAATGTTGGAGTTATCTAAGTGA
- a CDS encoding RagB/SusD family nutrient uptake outer membrane protein, translated as MKYILSILSIFTLITGCTLSLDYQPRDAFGEQMAFKDYASWEVMVRGCYSSLGDEALYGGFLSMGIGDLLTDNVEASPQNNGEYQQIYHWTFHAMNPQLTAIWEKAYHTVYLANTIIDQSFPTNDYENHKERYEQMKAEAKLIRSMVHFDLIRLFSSYPFDENSMGVPYIKQRVFSLYQRETIVSNLSNCIDDINEALPLLDKSTSPTTANQRVAYYLLAKIYEYQDQKDKAINTLLHIDLNSSDWIDQSKYRDSWTSYTSEGVLFEIIKTDKDNPQNAWIYYDTRNQRPKWYAPSTVVNSYGDSDVRKNLFFRKVGSNYEITKYMGQPGADMPNGGTVKLLRMAEVHFLLWFLQIDNGDVTTSVVEDLNVYLKQRGESPYTFVDRSSLLDFIEKEYRKEFVYESKHFFRLKIRQQKIVRLISTQTMLLPANDHRFTMPIPSVEMNANKKMKQNDGYES; from the coding sequence ATGAAATATATTCTATCAATATTATCAATATTTACGCTCATCACAGGTTGTACATTATCCTTAGATTATCAACCTCGGGATGCTTTTGGTGAGCAAATGGCATTTAAAGATTATGCATCTTGGGAGGTAATGGTTAGGGGATGCTATAGTTCATTAGGTGATGAAGCTTTATATGGTGGTTTCTTATCTATGGGAATAGGTGATCTCTTGACTGATAATGTGGAGGCAAGTCCTCAAAATAATGGAGAGTATCAACAAATATATCATTGGACTTTTCACGCTATGAACCCACAACTGACAGCAATATGGGAAAAAGCCTATCATACAGTATATCTTGCAAATACGATCATAGACCAATCTTTCCCTACTAACGATTATGAGAATCATAAAGAACGATATGAGCAGATGAAAGCCGAAGCAAAGCTAATACGTTCTATGGTGCATTTTGACTTAATCCGTCTTTTTTCTTCTTATCCGTTTGATGAAAATTCAATGGGAGTACCATATATCAAGCAACGAGTTTTTTCATTATATCAAAGAGAAACCATAGTTTCTAATCTTTCCAATTGTATCGATGATATTAATGAGGCATTACCACTACTTGATAAATCAACTTCTCCGACAACAGCCAATCAAAGAGTAGCCTATTATTTGTTAGCCAAGATATATGAGTATCAGGATCAAAAAGATAAGGCAATAAATACGTTACTACATATAGATCTCAACTCGAGTGATTGGATAGACCAAAGCAAGTATCGTGATTCATGGACTTCATATACATCGGAAGGAGTTTTGTTTGAAATAATTAAAACGGATAAGGATAATCCCCAAAATGCATGGATATATTATGACACAAGAAATCAGAGACCTAAGTGGTATGCACCTTCTACTGTTGTAAATAGTTATGGTGACTCTGATGTACGTAAAAATCTATTTTTCCGAAAAGTTGGAAGCAACTATGAGATAACTAAGTATATGGGTCAACCAGGGGCAGATATGCCAAATGGTGGAACAGTCAAGCTTTTAAGAATGGCAGAAGTACACTTTCTATTATGGTTTTTACAGATTGACAATGGAGATGTAACAACATCAGTTGTAGAGGATCTAAATGTATATCTCAAACAGAGAGGTGAAAGTCCATATACTTTTGTGGATCGCTCCTCTTTGCTTGATTTTATTGAAAAGGAATATAGAAAGGAATTTGTGTATGAGTCGAAACATTTCTTTCGCCTCAAAATACGTCAACAGAAAATAGTACGTTTGATTTCTACTCAGACGATGTTACTTCCTGCAAATGATCATCGATTTACGATGCCTATACCTTCAGTTGAAATGAATGCAAACAAAAAAATGAAACAAAATGATGGATATGAGTCGTAA
- a CDS encoding SusC/RagA family TonB-linked outer membrane protein, whose translation MKRIIIWGVLSILSCHIKGQNKEITGAVFDGNTHEIMVGATVYNKNNNTGVVTDIQGRYKLKANIGDTIGVRFIGYREKFFLCEKSDNNKVILFPVTKILEETIVVAYGRRSKKKLNGAVTSINDNNLRTSVSNIGALLQGRVSGLQSITESGDPNAAPIMFLRGASSVHAYAGPLYVLNGLVVEASFIQKITPSNISSISILKDATATALYGSRGANGVIVIETKQAKTKGFHVGASVTYGLRYPNLLPVDLMSSKEKLQYEVLLGIKRLSEERIDELAANPTNWEKEVLRRGTSTELGVNIEGGKGKAAFRHQLSYRKDVGTLQNSSLDNFSFTSRLNHHLGDKITTSLFFYGNYLDAKNPTGIGDKLVKNSPVIQAYLNNPYDAPRDEKGNYISTSLGPNAIRDLEMINNETKTYHLRMQGNFKWDILAGFYFTGLYSWNYSHSLLDQFNPPGISMYQLDPSSSIQGDKKRSYSGNTRLQSSNQLHYKHHLSNHHIELMGAFETDYRKEDGFIALAKGYVSPLLSSLSSAEKPFQTAERYWERNMLSYISFIKYDWNNIIFFDGSFRRDGSSVFGKNNPYSNFYSLGSGLDLSGCVFNENVDLFKIRFSYGTSGNESISPYQTMKLYKFNQYYSGKKAGAAKQVGNKALGWEKSLSKSIGFDFLSKGSKYGISLDWYEQYTDDLLLDVQLSRLYGFSTKMMNAGAVRNRGFETSFTATPWTKGFWSLTFEAQYSYNDNEVTHTPNGEDIVNNFTIIREGEALGSVYLVPYGGVNVSNGSPIWVKKDGRLTETYDQSDAVVIGTGIPPHNGSFRVRLQNENLEIAVLFTGAAGNKVVNNNRYFFESDGEFMIYNQDRRLLTEAWEIPGDMTKIPKQVANGNNHQMSTRYVESGNYIKLKNVRIAYSIGRHDFGFLPFNTTLSVEATNLYTWTNYSGIDPEMARSVDAFRYPSNQSIFFGITMNF comes from the coding sequence ATGAAAAGAATAATTATTTGGGGTGTTCTGTCCATCTTATCTTGCCATATAAAGGGGCAAAATAAAGAAATAACAGGTGCTGTCTTTGATGGTAATACGCATGAAATAATGGTTGGAGCTACTGTATATAATAAAAATAATAATACTGGAGTTGTAACAGATATACAGGGAAGATACAAGTTAAAAGCCAATATAGGAGATACAATAGGTGTTCGATTTATTGGATATAGAGAAAAATTTTTTTTGTGTGAAAAATCGGATAATAATAAAGTCATACTTTTCCCAGTTACGAAGATCCTAGAAGAAACGATTGTTGTTGCTTATGGCCGTCGGTCGAAGAAGAAATTAAATGGAGCAGTAACCTCTATTAATGATAATAATCTACGTACATCTGTTTCAAATATAGGTGCTTTGCTTCAAGGTAGGGTAAGTGGGTTGCAGTCTATAACTGAATCGGGAGATCCAAATGCTGCTCCCATTATGTTTTTAAGAGGGGCAAGTTCTGTTCATGCATACGCTGGGCCTTTGTATGTTTTGAATGGATTGGTTGTCGAGGCTTCTTTTATACAAAAGATAACCCCTTCAAATATCTCGTCAATATCAATTCTTAAGGATGCGACGGCAACAGCTTTGTATGGTTCTAGAGGGGCGAATGGAGTAATTGTTATAGAAACCAAACAAGCAAAAACAAAAGGGTTTCATGTGGGGGCATCTGTTACCTATGGTTTAAGGTACCCTAATTTGCTACCTGTTGACTTGATGAGCTCAAAAGAGAAATTACAATATGAAGTCTTACTGGGGATTAAAAGATTGTCAGAGGAGCGTATTGATGAGTTGGCAGCCAATCCAACAAATTGGGAAAAAGAAGTTTTGAGAAGAGGTACTTCTACAGAATTGGGTGTAAATATCGAAGGAGGAAAAGGTAAAGCCGCTTTCCGTCATCAGCTATCGTATCGAAAAGATGTGGGTACTTTACAAAATTCTTCATTGGATAATTTCTCATTTACAAGTCGATTGAATCATCACCTAGGAGATAAAATCACCACCTCTTTGTTCTTCTATGGGAATTACCTAGATGCTAAGAATCCTACAGGTATAGGTGATAAATTGGTGAAAAATAGTCCTGTAATTCAGGCATATTTGAATAATCCTTATGATGCACCTAGAGATGAAAAAGGAAATTATATTTCAACATCTTTAGGACCGAATGCAATACGTGATTTAGAAATGATTAACAATGAAACAAAAACGTATCATTTGCGAATGCAAGGCAATTTTAAATGGGATATTTTAGCAGGATTTTATTTTACAGGGTTGTACTCTTGGAATTATTCTCATTCTCTATTAGATCAATTTAATCCTCCTGGAATTAGTATGTATCAATTAGATCCTTCATCTTCAATTCAAGGAGATAAAAAGAGAAGTTATTCAGGCAATACACGTTTACAGTCATCAAACCAATTGCATTATAAACATCATCTTTCGAATCATCATATTGAGTTGATGGGGGCCTTTGAGACTGACTACCGAAAGGAAGATGGCTTTATCGCTTTAGCCAAAGGGTATGTATCTCCATTACTTTCTTCTTTGTCTTCAGCAGAAAAGCCATTTCAAACAGCAGAGCGATATTGGGAACGAAATATGCTGAGTTATATATCATTTATAAAGTATGATTGGAATAATATTATCTTCTTTGATGGATCATTTAGAAGGGATGGCTCCTCTGTTTTTGGTAAGAATAACCCCTACTCGAACTTCTACTCTTTAGGTTCTGGATTAGATCTATCTGGTTGTGTTTTTAATGAGAACGTAGATCTATTTAAAATAAGATTCAGTTATGGAACGTCTGGAAATGAAAGTATTTCCCCGTACCAAACAATGAAGTTATATAAGTTTAATCAATATTATAGCGGTAAAAAAGCTGGTGCTGCAAAACAGGTTGGGAATAAAGCATTAGGTTGGGAGAAAAGTCTATCCAAAAGTATAGGATTTGATTTTTTGTCTAAAGGTAGCAAGTATGGTATCAGTCTTGATTGGTATGAACAATATACCGATGATTTACTCCTAGATGTACAACTATCTCGATTGTACGGTTTCTCTACGAAGATGATGAACGCGGGTGCTGTACGTAATCGTGGTTTTGAAACTTCTTTTACTGCAACGCCATGGACGAAAGGCTTTTGGAGTTTAACCTTTGAAGCACAATATTCGTATAATGATAATGAGGTAACACATACACCTAACGGAGAAGATATAGTCAATAATTTTACGATTATCAGAGAAGGAGAGGCCTTAGGTAGTGTTTATTTGGTTCCTTATGGAGGTGTTAATGTATCGAACGGATCACCAATTTGGGTTAAGAAGGATGGTCGTTTAACTGAGACTTATGATCAATCAGATGCCGTTGTGATTGGTACAGGAATACCACCACATAATGGATCATTCAGAGTTCGTCTTCAAAATGAAAATCTTGAAATAGCTGTATTATTTACAGGTGCAGCTGGCAACAAAGTAGTGAACAATAATCGATATTTCTTTGAATCAGATGGTGAGTTTATGATATATAACCAAGACCGCAGGTTATTAACTGAGGCTTGGGAAATACCAGGTGATATGACAAAGATCCCCAAACAAGTTGCAAATGGAAATAACCACCAGATGTCAACTCGCTATGTTGAATCGGGTAACTATATAAAACTTAAGAATGTCAGAATTGCTTATAGTATTGGTCGTCATGATTTTGGCTTTTTACCTTTTAATACGACATTAAGTGTTGAGGCAACCAATTTATATACGTGGACCAATTACAGTGGAATAGATCCAGAAATGGCACGTTCTGTCGATGCTTTCCGATATCCATCCAATCAATCTATCTTTTTCGGTATAACAATGAATTTTTAA